In Marinomonas posidonica IVIA-Po-181, a single window of DNA contains:
- a CDS encoding sugar kinase, with protein MSNIPSFVTIGEAMAMFVADTPGELSQVISFSRSLAGAEVNVAIGMARMGFHSTYITKVGNDSFGEFIKESIQHEKIQTNHILESTTNATGFMLKSNVTDGSDPKVEYYRRNSAASTLSTEDIDSILFHQQPHLHLTGVSVAVSESLRDAAKQALNLAKEQGCRVSFDTNLRPALWPDQATMIKEINNFAFASDIVLPGIEEGKILAGSDQPEEIADFYLHHGSQAVVVKLGSKGAYYKTRTGESGTVAGFPVNKVVDTVGAGDSFAVGVISALLDGQTMAQAARRGNLLGSLTVQVRGDSEGLPTRDVLSELEKAD; from the coding sequence ATGTCGAATATTCCAAGTTTTGTCACCATCGGAGAAGCCATGGCCATGTTTGTGGCAGACACGCCGGGTGAGTTGTCACAGGTTATTTCGTTTTCCCGCTCCTTGGCAGGCGCTGAGGTCAATGTGGCTATTGGTATGGCAAGAATGGGGTTTCACTCAACCTATATTACCAAGGTCGGCAACGACAGTTTCGGTGAGTTTATTAAAGAATCGATTCAGCACGAGAAGATTCAGACCAATCACATTTTAGAGAGCACCACGAACGCCACAGGCTTTATGCTTAAGTCCAACGTCACCGACGGCAGTGATCCAAAGGTAGAATATTATCGCCGTAACTCAGCGGCTTCGACCTTGAGTACCGAGGATATTGACAGCATCCTCTTTCATCAGCAACCTCATCTTCACCTTACCGGCGTGTCAGTTGCCGTTTCCGAGAGTCTTCGAGATGCCGCCAAGCAAGCTCTAAATTTGGCAAAAGAGCAAGGTTGCCGCGTCTCTTTTGATACCAATTTACGCCCCGCTCTGTGGCCAGACCAAGCGACTATGATTAAAGAAATCAATAACTTTGCTTTTGCCAGTGATATTGTGTTGCCGGGCATCGAAGAGGGTAAAATCCTCGCAGGAAGCGATCAACCGGAAGAGATTGCCGATTTCTATTTACACCATGGCAGCCAAGCGGTTGTGGTTAAGCTTGGTAGCAAGGGCGCATACTATAAAACCCGCACTGGTGAATCTGGTACGGTAGCGGGGTTCCCTGTCAACAAGGTGGTTGATACGGTAGGGGCTGGTGACAGTTTTGCGGTGGGTGTTATTTCCGCTTTACTGGATGGCCAGACTATGGCTCAAGCAGCACGACGTGGTAATTTACTAGGCTCTTTAACTGTTCAGGTTCGAGGAGACAGTGAAGGCTTACCAACAAGGGATGTACTAAGCGAATTAGAAAAGGCAGATTAA
- the ilvC gene encoding ketol-acid reductoisomerase: protein MANYFNTLPLREQLEQLGKCRFMDSSEFADGVDALKGKKMVVIGCGAQGLNQGLNLRDSGLDVSYALRPEAIAQKRQSWKNATENGFVVGTYEDLIPTADVVLNLTPDKQHTPVVKAVMPLMKEGACLSYSHGFNIVEEGMQIREDLTVIMVAPKCPGSEVRAEYVRGFGVPTLIAVHEDNDPKGEGLALAKAYAVGTGGHKAGVLMSSFIAEVKSDLMGEQTILCGMLQTGSILCFDKMVEEGIDAGYASKLIQYGWETVTEALKYGGVTNMLDRLSNPAKIKAFDLSEELKVIMRPLYNKHQDDIINGTFSRVMMEDWANDDKNLLGWRAETAETNFEKTPAGDVEISEQEFFDNGILMVAMVKAGVELAFETMTAAGIIAESAYYESLHETPLIANTIARKKLYEMNATISDTAEYGCYLYNHACLPLLGDFMKDIKTDVIGKGLDLEDTGVDNARLIEVNEALRSHPVEAIGGILRGHMADMKKIV from the coding sequence ATGGCTAACTATTTCAATACTTTGCCGCTTCGCGAGCAATTAGAACAACTAGGCAAATGTCGTTTCATGGACAGCTCTGAATTTGCTGACGGCGTAGACGCGCTTAAAGGCAAAAAAATGGTTGTTATCGGTTGTGGCGCACAAGGCCTTAACCAAGGTTTGAACCTACGTGATTCTGGTCTAGACGTGTCTTATGCATTGCGCCCTGAAGCGATCGCTCAAAAACGTCAGTCATGGAAAAACGCCACTGAAAACGGTTTTGTTGTTGGTACATATGAAGACCTAATTCCAACCGCAGACGTTGTATTGAACCTAACGCCTGATAAGCAACACACTCCAGTTGTGAAAGCCGTTATGCCTCTTATGAAAGAAGGCGCTTGCCTATCTTACTCTCACGGTTTCAACATCGTGGAAGAAGGTATGCAAATCCGTGAAGACCTTACCGTAATCATGGTGGCTCCTAAATGCCCAGGTTCTGAAGTACGTGCTGAATACGTTCGTGGTTTCGGTGTACCAACGCTGATCGCTGTACACGAAGACAACGACCCTAAAGGTGAAGGTCTTGCTCTAGCTAAAGCATACGCTGTAGGTACTGGCGGTCACAAAGCAGGCGTTCTAATGTCTTCTTTCATCGCAGAAGTGAAATCTGACCTTATGGGTGAGCAAACTATCCTTTGTGGTATGTTGCAAACTGGCTCTATCCTTTGCTTCGACAAAATGGTTGAAGAAGGCATCGACGCAGGTTATGCCTCTAAGTTGATCCAATACGGTTGGGAAACGGTTACAGAAGCCTTGAAATACGGCGGCGTGACTAACATGCTAGATCGTCTTTCTAACCCAGCTAAGATCAAAGCATTCGATCTTTCTGAAGAGCTTAAAGTGATCATGCGCCCTCTATACAACAAGCACCAAGATGACATCATCAACGGTACTTTCTCTCGCGTTATGATGGAAGATTGGGCGAACGATGATAAGAACCTTCTAGGCTGGCGCGCAGAAACGGCTGAGACCAACTTCGAGAAAACACCAGCGGGTGACGTTGAAATTTCTGAGCAAGAATTCTTCGATAACGGCATCTTGATGGTTGCTATGGTGAAAGCCGGTGTTGAACTAGCATTCGAAACTATGACGGCAGCCGGTATCATCGCTGAATCGGCATACTACGAATCTCTACACGAAACACCACTGATCGCGAACACAATCGCTCGTAAGAAACTTTACGAAATGAACGCGACAATCTCTGACACGGCAGAATACGGTTGCTACCTATACAACCACGCTTGCCTACCTTTGCTAGGTGACTTCATGAAAGACATCAAGACTGACGTAATCGGTAAAGGTCTAGATCTTGAAGATACTGGTGTAGACAACGCTCGTCTAATCGAAGTAAATGAAGCGCTACGTAGCCATCCAGTAGAAGCCATCGGTGGTATTTTACGTGGTCACATGGCGGACATGAAAAAAATCGTATAA
- a CDS encoding 2-hydroxyacid dehydrogenase, whose translation MRPKVLLYKPLPDDERQRLAMHFDIMEFDGFHRDNEIEFLAALREAEGIIGGSGIKLPTERLEQASKLKVASTISVGTDQYDLDYLARRNIPVMHTPGVLNETTADTMFALLMCTARRALELSNMVKEGRWKHTIGPDLYGTDVHGKTLGIVGMGRIGQAIAKRAHLGFDMKIQYFNRTPNPQAEKDYDAQYLSLENLLSSSDFICVMTPLSASTQGLIGEREFALMKPDCIFINGSRGKVIDESALIKALQTKQIRAAGLDVFQQEPLPANSPLCQLDNAVLFPHIGSATVETRRKMITCAVDNLIRAMSGDISQNCANGHLLKNSR comes from the coding sequence ATGAGACCCAAAGTATTGCTCTACAAACCTCTTCCTGATGACGAACGACAACGTCTTGCAATGCACTTTGACATAATGGAGTTCGATGGGTTTCATCGTGATAATGAAATCGAATTCTTAGCGGCTTTGCGAGAAGCAGAAGGAATCATTGGCGGCTCAGGCATAAAACTGCCAACGGAACGACTTGAACAGGCCAGCAAGCTCAAAGTCGCTTCCACTATTTCCGTCGGCACAGATCAATACGACCTAGACTATCTTGCACGCCGCAACATTCCCGTTATGCACACACCTGGCGTGCTCAACGAAACCACTGCCGATACCATGTTTGCATTACTTATGTGTACGGCCAGACGCGCCCTTGAACTGTCTAACATGGTGAAAGAAGGCCGCTGGAAACACACCATAGGTCCAGACCTTTATGGCACCGACGTTCACGGTAAAACACTCGGTATTGTTGGCATGGGACGCATTGGCCAAGCCATTGCGAAGCGTGCTCACTTGGGTTTTGATATGAAAATCCAATACTTTAATCGTACCCCCAACCCACAGGCAGAGAAAGATTATGACGCCCAGTATTTGAGCTTAGAGAACCTGCTATCCAGTTCAGACTTCATCTGCGTTATGACCCCTTTATCCGCTTCGACGCAAGGCCTGATAGGTGAAAGAGAGTTTGCCTTAATGAAACCGGATTGCATCTTTATCAATGGTTCAAGAGGCAAGGTAATCGATGAATCGGCTTTGATAAAAGCCCTACAGACAAAGCAAATTCGCGCTGCTGGCTTGGATGTTTTCCAACAAGAACCTTTGCCAGCCAATTCGCCATTATGCCAGTTAGACAATGCCGTTCTGTTCCCGCACATTGGTTCAGCCACAGTGGAAACCCGTCGTAAAATGATTACTTGTGCTGTGGACAACCTGATCCGAGCCATGTCGGGAGACATTTCACAAAACTGCGCTAATGGCCATTTACTAAAGAACTCACGTTGA
- the gshA gene encoding glutamate--cysteine ligase → MTTLTNALQALAEFCHQSNSSTAITFHRGVEREALRVDRSTGRISHKPHPKSLGSALTHSAITTDYSEALMEFITQVHPSVEGVTQELEDIHNLVNHELDQLNESLWPASMPCFLESNDDVPIAYYGESNTGKLKRVYREGLSNRYGRIMQCIAGMHYNFSFDESFWSFLETYKGHTNLSEADKQTFKSDSYFALIRNFRRHSWLLSLLFGASPAIDESFLNNKPDSLSTLNEKTWFGPKATSLRMSDLGYQNKAQADLYVCYNEVDTYISTIKKALQTPYQKYQDIGTKVDGHYRQLNSNLLQIENEYYSDIRPKRVTQPGEHPSAALQSRGVEYIEVRIMDLDPSSPIGMQTSTLYFIDVFLLYCMLRGDEHLGAHECSKLRELQQQIASHGRDLDMEFDFGHGAIKLRDKTNTVIKALEQVAQFLTTHTGNKAYLEAVQQQADKLKDESKLPSAQLLNLCQNHNGYQNAMLELSKQQQADWLTRPLSAETKHAFDIKADASIQEQKAIEAADTLDFDDFLTTYLKPQ, encoded by the coding sequence TTGACTACCTTAACCAATGCACTACAAGCATTAGCGGAATTTTGCCATCAGTCCAACTCTTCTACAGCCATCACTTTTCACCGTGGTGTCGAGCGAGAAGCCTTACGAGTCGATCGTTCAACAGGACGAATCTCCCATAAACCACACCCTAAAAGTCTTGGCTCAGCCTTAACCCACAGCGCCATTACAACAGACTACTCTGAAGCGCTCATGGAGTTCATCACGCAAGTACACCCTAGCGTGGAAGGCGTTACTCAAGAATTAGAAGACATTCACAACCTCGTTAACCATGAATTAGACCAGCTGAATGAGTCGCTTTGGCCTGCCAGCATGCCGTGTTTTTTAGAGAGTAACGACGATGTGCCAATTGCCTATTATGGAGAATCCAACACCGGCAAACTAAAGCGAGTTTATCGTGAAGGCCTTTCCAATCGATACGGTCGTATCATGCAATGCATCGCTGGCATGCATTACAACTTCTCTTTTGACGAGAGTTTTTGGTCCTTTCTAGAAACCTACAAAGGCCACACCAATCTGTCAGAAGCGGACAAGCAAACATTTAAATCGGATAGCTACTTTGCTTTGATCCGAAACTTTCGTCGTCATTCCTGGCTACTGTCACTTTTGTTTGGTGCATCACCAGCCATTGACGAAAGCTTTTTAAACAACAAACCAGATAGCCTGAGCACACTAAACGAAAAAACTTGGTTTGGGCCAAAAGCAACTTCATTAAGAATGAGCGATTTGGGTTATCAGAATAAGGCTCAAGCAGACTTATACGTTTGCTATAACGAAGTAGATACCTACATCAGCACCATCAAAAAAGCCCTGCAAACGCCTTATCAGAAGTATCAAGACATAGGTACCAAGGTGGACGGACACTATCGTCAACTTAATAGCAACCTATTACAAATCGAAAATGAATATTACAGCGACATTCGTCCGAAGCGTGTCACACAACCAGGCGAACACCCAAGTGCGGCATTACAATCCCGAGGCGTCGAGTACATCGAAGTTCGCATCATGGATCTGGACCCAAGTTCCCCTATCGGTATGCAAACATCCACACTCTACTTTATTGATGTGTTTTTGTTGTATTGCATGTTGCGCGGTGACGAGCACTTGGGAGCGCATGAATGCAGTAAATTGCGAGAGCTGCAACAGCAAATTGCTTCCCATGGACGTGATCTGGACATGGAATTCGACTTTGGTCACGGGGCCATTAAATTACGCGATAAAACAAACACAGTGATCAAAGCGTTAGAACAAGTGGCACAGTTTCTAACCACTCACACAGGAAACAAAGCGTATCTGGAGGCGGTTCAACAACAAGCCGACAAGCTAAAAGATGAAAGCAAATTGCCATCAGCACAACTGCTCAATCTTTGTCAGAATCACAATGGCTATCAAAATGCCATGCTTGAACTGTCGAAACAGCAACAAGCCGACTGGTTAACACGCCCACTTTCAGCTGAAACAAAACACGCTTTTGACATTAAAGCGGATGCCTCCATTCAAGAGCAAAAAGCCATTGAAGCCGCCGACACCCTAGACTTTGACGATTTCTTAACCACTTACCTTAAACCGCAATAA
- a CDS encoding GGDEF domain-containing protein — translation MTKKVGGLSFILLSFLFVVILFSAYQSQRIYYNMMEVAEIDVPLSEIVAEVEVIQLRQDLFIESLQWHPHATSFNSPMVELQLNDQTEQDFRTFNQALASQLFKAEKVLHNALTLGSVRLKMTDHQALMEKVGLLHKHRIAFEKTLNKAFRTQSMSLQDWSVLEDIDQKLEYESDRMLRMIDVLTMRVSDAVEGQEHRFVLINAMLGISALAIGTYLTLYIILSFRKRVWSLRGQIHHLHHALSTESNPQREHLKSNNMRTKDELDELEDDLQILLSRFSSEIDNRQQIENELIELATRDKLTGAYNRRKWDEQMQAVLHLAHQGYAFSVILIDVDYFKKVNDTQGHDVGDKVLKVLVTELNRLLKPQRDSLFRLGGEEFAVLLKSGDSDDAKQLAEQLRHHIETFSQPDLPAITISLGVTGYQEGDTRQSLVKRVDQLLYEAKAAGRNQVVSD, via the coding sequence ATGACTAAAAAAGTCGGTGGTTTGTCATTCATTCTGCTGTCATTTCTCTTTGTGGTGATTCTTTTCTCTGCTTATCAGTCACAACGTATCTATTATAATATGATGGAGGTCGCTGAAATTGATGTTCCTTTATCTGAAATTGTCGCAGAAGTGGAAGTCATTCAATTAAGACAGGATTTGTTTATTGAATCTTTGCAATGGCACCCCCACGCTACTTCCTTTAACTCCCCAATGGTTGAATTACAATTAAATGATCAAACCGAACAAGATTTTAGAACGTTCAACCAGGCTTTAGCGTCGCAGTTATTTAAGGCTGAAAAAGTACTGCATAATGCTCTGACATTGGGCAGTGTACGGTTGAAAATGACGGATCATCAAGCGCTAATGGAAAAAGTAGGTCTTTTGCATAAGCATAGAATCGCCTTTGAAAAGACCCTGAATAAAGCATTTCGCACTCAAAGTATGTCATTACAAGATTGGAGTGTTTTGGAGGATATAGACCAAAAGCTCGAATATGAAAGTGATCGTATGCTTAGAATGATCGATGTGTTAACCATGAGAGTAAGTGATGCTGTTGAAGGGCAAGAGCATAGGTTTGTGCTGATTAACGCTATGCTGGGAATTTCTGCATTAGCTATTGGAACCTATTTAACTCTTTATATTATTTTGTCTTTCCGTAAACGAGTGTGGTCTTTGCGTGGCCAAATTCATCATCTGCATCATGCGTTATCGACCGAGTCGAATCCTCAAAGAGAACACCTTAAAAGCAATAATATGCGAACCAAAGATGAGCTGGATGAGTTGGAAGATGATTTACAAATATTATTGAGCCGTTTTTCTTCTGAAATAGACAACCGTCAACAAATAGAAAATGAGTTAATCGAATTGGCGACGCGCGATAAGTTAACAGGAGCTTATAATCGGCGAAAATGGGATGAGCAAATGCAGGCGGTATTGCATCTGGCTCATCAAGGCTATGCTTTCAGTGTCATTCTGATTGATGTTGATTATTTTAAAAAGGTTAATGATACGCAAGGGCATGATGTTGGAGATAAGGTACTTAAAGTGCTCGTAACAGAACTGAATCGTTTGCTGAAACCACAACGGGACAGTTTATTTCGTTTGGGCGGTGAGGAATTTGCGGTCCTACTAAAAAGTGGTGATTCTGATGATGCTAAACAGCTGGCTGAACAACTCAGACATCATATAGAAACGTTTTCTCAGCCAGATCTCCCTGCGATCACCATCAGCCTTGGGGTAACCGGTTATCAAGAGGGTGATACTCGTCAAAGTCTGGTAAAGCGTGTCGATCAGTTATTATATGAGGCAAAAGCGGCGGGCAGAAATCAAGTTGTGTCGGATTAG
- the ilvY gene encoding HTH-type transcriptional activator IlvY, which translates to MNIKAIKHFLALAESLHFGRASDECNISISALSRNIRQLEEEVGVALFTRDNRTVALTQEGKKFLRYARDASSQWRLIRHELTDNSDQLYGEISIYCSVTASYSFLFELLNQFRQVHPGIEIKLHTGDPDEAIARILDGKEDITIAAHPTSVARNLAFKPITISPLVFIAPVEQHLPSVPAQPPETADQWSKVPMILSEAGVSRNSIDQWFRKQDISPTIYAQVAGNEAIVSMVSLGFGVGVVPSIVLDNSPLKERVQVWDVQPELAPYDIGLFTLNKSLKNPMVEAFWSLMTSK; encoded by the coding sequence TTGAACATTAAAGCCATCAAACATTTCCTCGCGTTGGCCGAAAGTCTGCATTTTGGCCGAGCTAGTGATGAATGTAATATCAGTATCTCAGCCTTGTCTCGTAATATTCGTCAGCTTGAAGAAGAGGTCGGAGTTGCGTTATTTACCCGTGACAATCGTACGGTGGCATTGACGCAAGAGGGGAAAAAATTTCTTCGTTATGCGCGTGATGCCAGTAGTCAGTGGCGTTTGATTCGTCATGAGTTGACGGACAATTCTGATCAGTTGTATGGAGAGATCAGTATATACTGCTCGGTAACGGCCAGTTACAGCTTTTTGTTTGAACTGCTAAATCAGTTTCGACAAGTGCATCCGGGCATTGAAATTAAGCTTCACACCGGCGACCCAGATGAAGCCATTGCCCGAATTTTAGACGGTAAAGAAGACATTACCATTGCTGCACACCCTACTTCCGTCGCGCGCAACTTGGCCTTCAAGCCCATCACGATATCGCCACTCGTTTTCATTGCGCCTGTGGAACAGCATTTGCCCAGTGTTCCGGCCCAGCCGCCTGAGACAGCCGATCAATGGAGCAAAGTTCCGATGATCCTCTCGGAAGCGGGTGTATCAAGAAACAGTATTGATCAATGGTTTCGTAAACAAGACATCTCCCCGACTATTTATGCGCAGGTTGCCGGTAATGAGGCCATCGTTAGTATGGTGAGTTTGGGGTTTGGTGTAGGAGTTGTGCCCAGCATCGTACTGGACAACAGCCCCTTAAAAGAGCGTGTGCAAGTGTGGGATGTTCAGCCAGAGCTCGCTCCGTACGACATTGGCTTATTCACTCTTAACAAGAGCCTAAAGAACCCGATGGTCGAGGCGTTTTGGAGCCTAATGACCAGTAAATAG
- a CDS encoding methyl-accepting chemotaxis protein — MNNLSMRAKFIALVSSIIIVFLVALSVMKSKSTDLVDSFDRFYSESHATSLNLELIKEAQVSIMVNVRGLQVAYLLSLDKQTPPYLEAISEGYNKTPGLFSNLNEGFNGDTSVLKKLQDLTEDFKYKTQNFVKAMQNSDNHKAPFPVFSAFITSYKTLMAYFSDLTEQNHLEVLKAKQETETLVSEIEFNFWGAILIALSVSLTLGYIISNNIVNGIRNVRSAAQSMAEGHLNKPIAVSGNDEISDLGNAINVTTQNLRTVINNVLSSVNTVNENSQGVLKANNDVAECSLEIMENTEQVVVALDQMSANNHTISDNTQQSAVAANEIRKVAQTSLSAAQNTLNAINDLVAALKETNGVVSELRNETNNIETILGVIRGIAEQTNLLALNAAIEAARAGESGRGFAVVADEVRGLAQRSQDSVNEIEALLLKLNDASNRAVSQMDSSLVLVESSHDQVAQGNELTSNILERIEGISDQTQQIASSAAEQISVSENINRKMHSVRDLTQHNAEIAKSSGVDMAESSVDVQQQLSFFKL; from the coding sequence ATGAATAATCTATCAATGAGAGCAAAATTTATAGCGCTTGTAAGTTCCATCATTATCGTGTTCTTAGTGGCATTGAGCGTAATGAAGTCGAAAAGTACTGACTTGGTAGACAGCTTCGACCGCTTTTATAGTGAAAGCCACGCCACTTCATTAAATTTGGAGCTCATTAAAGAAGCTCAAGTAAGCATTATGGTTAATGTAAGAGGTTTACAAGTTGCCTATCTACTGTCTTTAGATAAACAAACCCCACCCTACTTAGAAGCCATTTCGGAAGGTTACAACAAGACCCCTGGATTATTTTCAAACTTGAACGAAGGCTTTAATGGCGATACGAGTGTCTTGAAAAAACTGCAGGACTTGACCGAAGATTTTAAATACAAGACACAAAATTTTGTCAAAGCGATGCAAAATTCGGATAACCACAAAGCGCCATTTCCAGTGTTTTCTGCTTTTATCACGTCTTACAAGACGCTGATGGCGTATTTTTCTGATTTGACTGAACAAAACCACTTAGAGGTTTTAAAAGCCAAGCAGGAAACTGAAACGCTTGTATCTGAAATAGAATTTAATTTCTGGGGCGCAATTCTCATTGCCTTAAGTGTTTCGTTAACACTGGGCTACATTATTTCAAATAATATTGTGAATGGAATCCGCAATGTTCGAAGCGCCGCACAAAGTATGGCTGAAGGGCATTTGAATAAGCCTATCGCAGTCTCGGGCAACGATGAAATTTCAGATTTGGGCAACGCGATCAATGTGACAACTCAAAATCTACGTACTGTGATCAACAACGTATTGAGTTCAGTTAATACTGTTAACGAAAACAGCCAAGGTGTACTTAAGGCCAACAACGATGTTGCGGAGTGCTCACTGGAAATTATGGAGAACACTGAACAGGTTGTTGTTGCTCTTGATCAGATGTCAGCCAATAACCACACCATTTCTGACAATACACAGCAGTCTGCGGTAGCCGCCAATGAAATTCGCAAAGTGGCACAAACCAGTCTATCAGCCGCACAAAACACGCTAAACGCCATTAATGATTTAGTTGCTGCTTTAAAAGAAACCAACGGCGTTGTCAGTGAACTTCGTAATGAAACTAATAATATTGAGACGATTCTTGGTGTCATACGAGGAATTGCAGAGCAGACGAATCTGCTTGCATTAAATGCCGCAATTGAAGCAGCACGAGCAGGTGAAAGTGGGCGAGGTTTCGCAGTCGTCGCTGACGAGGTAAGAGGCTTGGCTCAACGTTCCCAAGACAGCGTTAATGAAATAGAAGCACTGCTACTGAAGCTAAACGACGCCAGCAATCGAGCGGTTAGCCAAATGGACAGTAGCCTAGTGCTCGTTGAGTCCTCTCACGATCAAGTCGCACAAGGCAATGAACTAACGAGCAATATACTGGAGCGAATTGAAGGCATTTCTGATCAAACTCAGCAGATTGCGTCCTCCGCAGCGGAACAGATTTCTGTGTCAGAAAACATCAATAGAAAAATGCACTCTGTTCGCGATCTAACGCAGCACAATGCAGAAATCGCAAAAAGCTCAGGTGTAGACATGGCCGAAAGCAGTGTCGATGTACAGCAGCAGCTTAGCTTCTTTAAGCTCTAA
- a CDS encoding sugar transporter encodes MTAIPPLEETVSRRVQYLRVFILGFSAFIFNTTEFVPVGLLSDIADSFTIAPAQVGWMLTIYAWIVALMSLPMMLLTRNFERKTLLLSLFVLFNVSHLLTVFAWSYGALLVSRIGIAFAHAIFWSITASIAIRVAPPGKETFALSVLATGTGLAMVLGVPVGRIIGQWLGWRVTFAVITVIAIVVAVSLFSLLPKLPSLFSGSLSKVPEILKNRILLGMYLFIFVIFSAHYTAYSYIEPFLQQIGLVSEHFTTLILLLFGVAGIAGSILFSQLGDRANTLMLVISSVVVSFCMLSLFFTVQHSTWLIVVILLWGAAIMIIGLSMQIKVLSIDNSAADIIMSLYSGIINLGIGAGALMGGQAILLMGLPSVGFSGAALGVLALAILIILFGAIRDTR; translated from the coding sequence ATGACAGCAATTCCCCCTCTAGAGGAAACGGTTTCCCGCCGTGTCCAATATTTACGTGTCTTCATTCTTGGCTTCAGTGCGTTTATTTTTAATACCACTGAGTTTGTGCCTGTGGGTCTGCTTTCAGACATTGCTGATAGCTTCACCATTGCTCCTGCTCAAGTTGGCTGGATGTTGACTATTTACGCTTGGATTGTCGCGTTGATGTCCTTGCCAATGATGTTGCTAACGCGAAATTTCGAGCGTAAAACCCTGTTATTAAGTCTCTTTGTTCTTTTTAATGTTAGTCACTTATTAACGGTATTTGCTTGGAGTTATGGTGCGTTATTGGTGAGTCGAATTGGTATTGCTTTTGCGCATGCGATTTTTTGGTCGATCACTGCGTCCATTGCGATCCGCGTTGCGCCACCAGGGAAAGAAACCTTTGCGCTCAGTGTGTTAGCAACCGGAACCGGTTTAGCCATGGTGCTGGGGGTGCCTGTGGGACGCATCATTGGGCAATGGCTGGGATGGCGAGTGACCTTTGCTGTGATTACTGTGATTGCGATTGTCGTTGCCGTCTCCTTGTTTAGCTTGCTGCCAAAGTTACCAAGTTTGTTTTCTGGCTCCTTGAGTAAGGTGCCAGAAATTTTAAAGAATCGTATTCTTTTAGGCATGTATTTATTCATCTTTGTGATTTTTTCAGCTCACTACACGGCATACAGTTACATTGAGCCATTTTTACAGCAGATCGGTTTGGTGAGTGAGCATTTTACAACTCTGATTCTTCTGCTTTTTGGGGTGGCGGGCATTGCTGGCAGTATTTTATTCAGCCAGTTAGGTGATCGGGCGAATACACTCATGTTGGTAATCAGCAGTGTTGTTGTCTCGTTTTGTATGCTGAGCTTATTTTTCACTGTGCAGCATTCTACTTGGCTGATTGTGGTGATTTTGCTCTGGGGCGCTGCAATAATGATCATAGGTTTAAGTATGCAAATTAAGGTGCTAAGCATCGACAACAGTGCGGCAGACATCATTATGTCCCTATATTCTGGCATTATTAATTTGGGCATTGGGGCGGGCGCTTTGATGGGGGGGCAGGCTATATTATTAATGGGGTTACCAAGTGTTGGTTTCAGTGGGGCTGCGTTAGGTGTTTTGGCACTAGCGATTTTGATTATTCTATTCGGTGCGATACGTGATACTCGCTAA